A part of Candidatus Margulisiibacteriota bacterium genomic DNA contains:
- the rpsR gene encoding 30S ribosomal protein S18: MAKRVAEKVSAFKRVRKKKCSVCVARIEEVDYKDINTLRKNITDRGKIASRRLTGLCPKHQRAVAAAIKKAREASLLPHVIE; the protein is encoded by the coding sequence ATGGCAAAAAGAGTAGCAGAAAAGGTTTCAGCGTTTAAAAGAGTAAGAAAAAAGAAGTGTTCTGTCTGCGTAGCGCGTATTGAAGAAGTTGATTATAAAGACATTAATACTTTAAGAAAGAATATAACCGACAGAGGAAAGATAGCTTCTCGTAGGCTTACAGGCCTTTGTCCTAAGCATCAGAGAGCTGTTGCTGCAGCTATTAAGAAAGCAAGAGAAGCAAGTTTATTGCCTCATGTAATAGAATAA
- the ssb gene encoding single-stranded DNA-binding protein, with amino-acid sequence MYNKVFLIGNLTRDPEMRYTTSGIPVTRFTVAVNRGYGDNKQVDFLRISTWRKLAEFCGEYLAKGRSVAIEGSLQLSEYEKDGKDRVFAEVMADRVEVLNKKDSQNDDETVKTSSDEDIPF; translated from the coding sequence ATGTATAATAAAGTTTTTTTAATTGGCAATTTAACTAGAGATCCAGAAATGAGATACACAACCTCAGGTATTCCTGTTACTAGATTTACTGTTGCAGTGAATCGTGGGTATGGGGATAACAAACAGGTAGATTTTTTAAGAATTTCTACATGGAGGAAGTTAGCTGAGTTTTGTGGAGAATATTTAGCTAAGGGAAGATCTGTTGCAATAGAAGGTTCTTTGCAATTAAGTGAATATGAAAAAGATGGCAAGGATAGAGTGTTTGCTGAAGTAATGGCTGATCGAGTAGAAGTTTTAAATAAAAAAGATAGCCAAAATGATGATGAGACAGTAAAAACTAGTAGCGATGAGGATATACCTTTTTAG